A window of Borrelia sp. A-FGy1 contains these coding sequences:
- a CDS encoding LPS-assembly protein LptD, which yields MQKFLYRNVFKKTFVVLLSISNFFILFAQVVNDNKKHYSKEKLNLIQKANLKELELSSDEDLKKWALKEGIEEKDVSKIRELLLKKFGLSPDFFSKDIGKDGGRYKIIIKSTDSLENFTYELTKDENIIFKGNVSLVIEDVKDSKKHNIKGDKIIFNRKTKKLFASGNVDYELDLNSDEKLYFYGNELFVDFDSQNFLLKNGIIQKKIHKNLINHVVSFGGKILKKLDNDTNILEKAFITTSKVPDPYYSIRASKIWVLPSGDFGVINAVFYMGEVPILYIPFFFKPGDSLFFNPSLEYSLRKGFTLFNTVYLFGKKTFNNEDASFLDFDFNSIYNSNKNSYIRNGYLTYFFSKDAISKVNKDYVKLIFDIYSSLGFYLGLDFDVSATLDIFKTFEGNFGLGFTRNLYKNSITGNYRPFKDENIDYSIFNFDNLNKGDIFGFEVPFRYLFRTKSEFLISDALFSMVFEHYSDPYVMIDFKNRLENSTLLFFLGSRKKALEKQDMIKTFDWNLSSFYNRTFDNNTLFDYKLNNIGFSFKLADSSNIYGTNPLIKPKDIEDPTRKWFYLERVYIPYVDINFQKDLYNNSWASFSDNKNEEIIMTPKVKDIGEEGNDIQNKKSKDVDKKLKGRNDLSKDLYLSPEMITSNDINHTDSFYIRIGINPYFKNNIFFDDSKVESPQDFKYAVKSYLFDIKSKIDLKFHADFYNRLITFEEVIYLNTDEYNPLDKDYNLVEKDKKGEHSIINKINLDLLPFIRYPAFSRSSIKIENKITLYSFDKKYDREVKVLDGKSGSVFWNSPETLYQELNINLIYDYGYFSTNLSSLIKNTFENMHASSELKFSLEFPYLLQELGIGVKYDKKFKEEYKTKLINRTVGTEPLRPGSPYKGLEMGPALYYKIEPKYLDYFKVALLVAYDPLINRMSELSFKLNAYDFQLTFGMKDEFEYKYDKFIGDFLRVGTTTKLVPYVLSSQYKRDLYTFKFFDEKFSVGLGINVGWKINLQKFIDDNELWAEFSFKFKYTEFFELYFSTRSINTKTFRYFGKYMNQAGLATVNIFSDLFKSFNFFNLQDRKASLFKIKKISTGFKFNFYDWKFVGEYDLNPDILKDSSSNRYSSIWRNNFSIYVSWNFFEPIKTSFESNSSTDYELLINRETRK from the coding sequence ATGCAAAAGTTCCTATACAGGAATGTTTTTAAAAAAACTTTTGTAGTATTATTAAGCATTTCCAATTTTTTTATCCTTTTTGCTCAAGTAGTTAATGATAATAAAAAACATTATAGTAAAGAAAAGTTAAATTTAATTCAAAAAGCTAATTTAAAGGAGCTTGAACTTTCTAGTGATGAAGATTTAAAAAAATGGGCTTTAAAAGAAGGTATTGAAGAAAAAGATGTTTCTAAGATACGAGAGTTACTATTGAAAAAATTTGGATTATCTCCTGATTTTTTTTCAAAAGATATAGGTAAAGATGGTGGTAGATATAAAATAATAATTAAAAGTACAGATAGTCTTGAAAATTTTACCTATGAGCTTACTAAAGATGAAAATATTATATTTAAAGGAAATGTTAGTCTTGTCATTGAAGATGTAAAAGATAGTAAGAAACATAATATTAAGGGTGATAAAATCATTTTTAATAGAAAAACTAAAAAGCTTTTTGCTAGTGGAAATGTTGATTATGAGCTTGATTTAAACTCTGATGAAAAGTTATATTTTTATGGTAATGAGTTATTTGTTGATTTTGATTCTCAAAATTTTCTTTTAAAGAATGGAATTATTCAAAAGAAAATACATAAAAATTTAATTAATCATGTTGTTTCATTTGGAGGAAAAATTTTAAAGAAGCTGGATAATGATACTAATATATTAGAGAAGGCTTTTATTACAACTAGTAAAGTTCCAGATCCTTACTATTCTATTAGGGCTTCCAAAATATGGGTTTTGCCTTCTGGAGATTTTGGAGTTATAAACGCTGTATTTTACATGGGGGAAGTCCCTATATTATATATACCATTTTTTTTTAAACCAGGTGATAGTTTATTTTTTAATCCGTCTTTAGAATATTCTTTAAGAAAGGGATTTACTCTTTTTAATACTGTCTATTTATTTGGAAAAAAGACTTTTAATAATGAGGATGCTTCTTTCCTAGATTTTGATTTTAATTCAATATATAATTCAAATAAAAATTCTTATATTAGAAATGGTTATTTAACTTATTTTTTTTCTAAAGATGCTATTTCTAAGGTAAATAAGGACTATGTCAAATTGATTTTTGATATTTATTCTAGTTTGGGGTTTTATTTGGGGCTTGATTTTGATGTAAGTGCTACTTTAGATATTTTTAAGACTTTTGAAGGTAATTTTGGTTTAGGGTTTACAAGAAATCTATATAAAAATAGTATCACAGGTAACTATCGACCGTTTAAAGATGAAAACATCGATTATTCTATTTTTAATTTTGATAATTTAAATAAGGGTGACATATTTGGATTTGAGGTACCTTTTAGATATTTATTTAGGACTAAGTCAGAATTTTTAATAAGTGATGCACTTTTTTCAATGGTTTTTGAGCACTATTCAGATCCTTATGTAATGATTGACTTTAAAAATAGATTAGAGAATTCGACTCTTCTTTTCTTTCTTGGATCTCGTAAAAAAGCTTTGGAAAAGCAAGATATGATAAAGACTTTTGATTGGAATTTGTCTTCTTTTTATAATCGAACTTTTGATAATAATACTCTTTTTGATTATAAATTAAATAATATAGGTTTTAGTTTTAAATTGGCAGATTCTAGTAATATTTATGGTACAAATCCTTTGATAAAGCCAAAAGATATTGAAGATCCAACTAGAAAATGGTTTTATTTAGAGAGAGTTTATATTCCTTATGTTGATATCAATTTTCAAAAAGATCTTTACAATAATAGTTGGGCTTCTTTTTCAGATAATAAGAATGAAGAGATAATTATGACCCCAAAAGTTAAAGATATTGGAGAAGAAGGAAATGATATCCAAAATAAAAAAAGTAAAGATGTTGATAAAAAACTTAAAGGAAGAAATGATTTAAGTAAAGATTTATATTTGTCGCCTGAAATGATTACATCAAATGATATTAATCATACAGATTCTTTTTATATTAGAATTGGAATTAATCCTTACTTTAAAAATAACATATTTTTTGATGATTCTAAAGTCGAATCTCCTCAAGATTTTAAATATGCTGTAAAAAGCTATTTATTTGATATTAAAAGTAAAATAGATTTAAAGTTTCATGCTGATTTTTATAATCGACTTATTACTTTTGAAGAAGTTATATACTTAAATACAGATGAGTATAATCCTTTAGATAAAGATTATAATTTAGTAGAAAAAGATAAGAAAGGAGAGCATTCAATTATTAATAAAATAAATTTAGACTTATTACCTTTTATTAGATATCCTGCTTTTTCTAGAAGTAGTATTAAAATTGAGAATAAAATTACTCTTTATTCATTTGACAAAAAGTATGATAGAGAAGTTAAGGTTCTAGATGGAAAGAGTGGGAGCGTCTTTTGGAATAGTCCTGAAACTCTTTATCAAGAATTAAATATTAATTTGATTTATGATTACGGATATTTTAGTACTAACCTTTCAAGTTTGATTAAGAATACCTTTGAAAATATGCATGCTTCTTCTGAGCTTAAGTTTTCTTTAGAATTTCCTTATTTATTACAAGAGTTAGGTATTGGAGTAAAATATGATAAAAAATTTAAGGAAGAGTATAAAACTAAACTCATAAATAGAACTGTTGGTACAGAGCCTTTAAGACCAGGCTCTCCTTATAAAGGTTTGGAAATGGGCCCTGCTTTATATTATAAGATAGAGCCTAAATATTTAGATTATTTTAAGGTTGCTTTGTTAGTTGCCTATGATCCTTTGATTAATAGGATGTCTGAGCTTTCCTTTAAGTTAAATGCTTATGATTTTCAGCTTACATTTGGAATGAAGGATGAGTTTGAGTATAAATATGATAAATTTATAGGTGATTTTTTAAGGGTAGGAACTACTACTAAACTTGTTCCTTATGTTTTAAGCTCTCAGTATAAGAGAGATTTATATACTTTTAAATTTTTTGATGAAAAATTTTCAGTTGGACTTGGAATAAACGTTGGTTGGAAAATTAATTTGCAAAAATTTATTGATGATAATGAACTTTGGGCAGAATTTAGCTTTAAATTTAAATATACTGAATTTTTTGAATTGTATTTTTCTACTCGTTCTATTAATACAAAGACTTTTAGATATTTTGGAAAATATATGAATCAGGCTGGACTTGCAACAGTCAATATTTTTTCAGATTTATTTAAGTCATTTAATTTCTTTAATTTACAAGATAGAAAAGCTTCATTATTCAAGATTAAAAAAATTAGTACAGGCTTTAAATTTAATTTTTATGATTGGAAGTTTGTAGGTGAGTATGATTTAAATCCTGATATCTTAAAGGATTCTAGTAGCAATAGGTATTCTTCTATTTGGAGGAATAATTTTTCAATTTATGTTTCCTGGAATTTCTTCGAGCCTATTAAGACATCATTTGAAAGTAATTCAAGCACGGATTATGAACTTTTAATTAATCGTGAAACTAGAAAATAA